Proteins from a genomic interval of Xiphias gladius isolate SHS-SW01 ecotype Sanya breed wild chromosome 23, ASM1685928v1, whole genome shotgun sequence:
- the zgc:113229 gene encoding uncharacterized protein zgc:113229 isoform X1, whose amino-acid sequence MSQSHNPTDSQGLLQSMLQRLKLQSGREGQPFLHTSVPITSVSTPEQDGERGTSNLQKVKNIPVNGFELSTNGIPSKESGISAADSNFGLKTEEIQQPGHVCEMDRGLISFPSQEDNTDNDTCENRVFGQATSPGITPVKTGQLFPAKSLKDADITSFERTDGDRVSFGSSAMTRHIPGNNNSVPSLGQNQVQYQGFTPRVYMWSVNATDANLDTGSRENKMLHEGNGGFGALAQSKDVQFPAGSQKTTNSSSRRKQRSSENKMRWTQKIKARWLDRSGSFDKKGKEGGGRVDQKSEQGTEISPQTQVLRAENLINTSTQEEERTLLSLDSSDPSEPPPTHTADSTLEGCIRSSNDFEFGLGSFSLLEEIVTGQKWARFLNPNLPATSTNQSPPEEPLHHLKIPSNPHSSSQSSLILNQQGGGNNPWSFRGTASSPVSDFRTAQISSDAFLSVSMDVSEGKQQQHVHTAADLSEPMEDWQSGKRGQGQQCRPPSFVEPAYILNTSALKRVYLNRKRHHQSAERGDEKLQTEKISDGRATGREGSISSLGITSNHVMDETGESKHDIFIPLYTLNSSSTPLSPSSFNPFVPAPRGVLRHSISQDSESSMETVTKRRRVEENRRVRFSEEVVTIASPELDVDVTDSEGDSGAEKDSVIEQECEVEQAATEEVAPARRTALPAWIQALKRRNMGRKHR is encoded by the exons ATGTCTCAGTCACATAATCCAACAGACAGTCAGGGCTTGCTGCAGTCCATGCTGCAGAGACTGAAGCTCCAGTCAGGAAGAGAGGGCCAGCCTTTCCTGCACACATCTGTACCCATCACATCTGTTTCCACACCGGAGCAAGATGGAGAGCGAGGAACCTCCAACCTCCAGAAAGTAAAAAACATTCCTGTAAATGGCTTTGAGTTAAGTACCAATGGTATCCCCTCAAAAGAGTCTGGGATCTCTGCCGCGGACAGTAATTTTGGCCTCAAAACTGAGGAGATACAACAACCAGGTCATGTCTGCGAAATGGACAGGGGTCTCATTTCCTTCCCCTCCCAGGAAGACAACACTGATAATGACACGTGTGAGAACAGGGTGTTTGGACAGGCCACATCGCCTGGAATCACCCCAGTAAAAACAGGGCAGCTGTTTCCCGCTAAATCACTCAAGGATGCTGATATCACTTCCTTTGAGAGGACTGATGGGGACAGGGTGAGTTTTGGCAGTTCTGCAATGACAAGGCACATTCCTGGTAATAATAATTCTGTCCCAAGCTTGGGACAGAATCAGGTCCAGTATCAGGGCTTTACACCCAGAGTTTACATGTGGTCCGTGAACGCCACGGATGCAAATCTTGACACAGGAAGTCGAGAGAATAAAATGCTGCATGAAGGAAATGGAGGATTTGGAGCTTTGGCACAAAGTAAAGATGTGCAGTTTCCCGCAGGtagccaaaaaacaacaaacagcagctctAGAAGAAAACAGCGATCATCTGAGAATAAAATGAGATGGACGCAGAAGATTAAGGCAAGATGGTTGGACAGGTCAGGGAGTTTtgacaaaaagggaaaagaaggTGGTGGGAGAGTAGACCAGAAGAGTGAGCAAGGAACTGAG ATTTCACCTCAGACGCAGGTACTGAGGGCAGAAAATCTCATCAATACATCAACTCAAGAGGAAGAAAGGACCCTCCTTTCATTAGACAGCAGTGATCCCAGTGAACCgccacctacacacacagcgGACAGCACTCTTGAGGGGTGTATCAG GTCTTCTAATGACTTTGAGTTTGGCCTGGGCTCATTCAGCCTACTGGAGGAAATCGTCACAGGTCAAAAGTGGGCAAGGTTCCTTAACCCCAACCTACCAGCCACCTCAACCAATCAGAGCCCACCAGAGGAGCCGCTGCACCATCTCAAAATCCCATCAAATCCTCACAGTAGCAGTCAGTCATCTCTGATTTTGAACCAACAAGGAGGTGGGAACAACCCATGGAGCTTCAGGGGCACTGCGTCATCACCAGTTTCAGATTTCAGGACGGCACAAATATCGTCTGATGCTTTCCTATCTGTCAGCATGGACgtttcagagggaaaacaacagcagcatgttCACACGGCCGCTGATCTATCAGAACCAATGGAAGATTGGCAGTCTGGAAAGAGAGGACAGGGTCAGCAATGTAGACCTCCGTCCTTTGTAGAG CCTGCATACATTCTGAACACCTCAGCGCTAAAGAGAGTCTACCTCAACAGAAAGAGACACCATCAGTCAGCTGAGAGGGGAGACGAGAAGcttcaaactgagaaaataagtGATGGAAGAGCGACAGGCAGAG AGGGGTCTATATCTTCACTGGGCATAACCAGCAACCATGTGATGGATGAAACAGGAGAGTCAAAACATGATATTTTCATTCCTTTGTACACCCTAAACTCTTCTTCTACCCCTCTCTCGCCGTCCTCTTTCAATCCTTTTGTTCCTGCACCTCGGGGTGTCCTCAGACACTCCATATCCCAGGATTCAGAGTCTTCTATGGAAACCGTGACAAAAAGG AGGCGAGTTGAGGAGAACCGCCGGGTTCGTTTCTCAGAGGAGGTGGTGACCATAGCCTCTCCGGAGCTGGATGTGGATGTTACAGACTCAGAGGGGGATTCGGGAGCAGAGAAGGACTCTGTGATAGAGCAGGAGTGCGAGGTGGAGCAGGCAGCGACGGAGGAGGTGGCGCCAGCTCGTCGCACTGCACTCCCTGCCTGGATACAGGCTCTGAAGAGGAGGAATATGGGAAGGAAGCACAGATAG
- the zgc:113229 gene encoding uncharacterized protein zgc:113229 isoform X2, which translates to MSQSHNPTDSQGLLQSMLQRLKLQSGREGQPFLHTSVPITSVSTPEQDGERGTSNLQKVKNIPVNGFELSTNGIPSKESGISAADSNFGLKTEEIQQPGHVCEMDRGLISFPSQEDNTDNDTCENRVFGQATSPGITPVKTGQLFPAKSLKDADITSFERTDGDRVSFGSSAMTRHIPGNNNSVPSLGQNQVQYQGFTPRVYMWSVNATDANLDTGSRENKMLHEGNGGFGALAQSKDVQFPAGSQKTTNSSSRRKQRSSENKMRWTQKIKARWLDRSGSFDKKGKEGGGRVDQKSEQGTETQVLRAENLINTSTQEEERTLLSLDSSDPSEPPPTHTADSTLEGCIRSSNDFEFGLGSFSLLEEIVTGQKWARFLNPNLPATSTNQSPPEEPLHHLKIPSNPHSSSQSSLILNQQGGGNNPWSFRGTASSPVSDFRTAQISSDAFLSVSMDVSEGKQQQHVHTAADLSEPMEDWQSGKRGQGQQCRPPSFVEPAYILNTSALKRVYLNRKRHHQSAERGDEKLQTEKISDGRATGREGSISSLGITSNHVMDETGESKHDIFIPLYTLNSSSTPLSPSSFNPFVPAPRGVLRHSISQDSESSMETVTKRRRVEENRRVRFSEEVVTIASPELDVDVTDSEGDSGAEKDSVIEQECEVEQAATEEVAPARRTALPAWIQALKRRNMGRKHR; encoded by the exons ATGTCTCAGTCACATAATCCAACAGACAGTCAGGGCTTGCTGCAGTCCATGCTGCAGAGACTGAAGCTCCAGTCAGGAAGAGAGGGCCAGCCTTTCCTGCACACATCTGTACCCATCACATCTGTTTCCACACCGGAGCAAGATGGAGAGCGAGGAACCTCCAACCTCCAGAAAGTAAAAAACATTCCTGTAAATGGCTTTGAGTTAAGTACCAATGGTATCCCCTCAAAAGAGTCTGGGATCTCTGCCGCGGACAGTAATTTTGGCCTCAAAACTGAGGAGATACAACAACCAGGTCATGTCTGCGAAATGGACAGGGGTCTCATTTCCTTCCCCTCCCAGGAAGACAACACTGATAATGACACGTGTGAGAACAGGGTGTTTGGACAGGCCACATCGCCTGGAATCACCCCAGTAAAAACAGGGCAGCTGTTTCCCGCTAAATCACTCAAGGATGCTGATATCACTTCCTTTGAGAGGACTGATGGGGACAGGGTGAGTTTTGGCAGTTCTGCAATGACAAGGCACATTCCTGGTAATAATAATTCTGTCCCAAGCTTGGGACAGAATCAGGTCCAGTATCAGGGCTTTACACCCAGAGTTTACATGTGGTCCGTGAACGCCACGGATGCAAATCTTGACACAGGAAGTCGAGAGAATAAAATGCTGCATGAAGGAAATGGAGGATTTGGAGCTTTGGCACAAAGTAAAGATGTGCAGTTTCCCGCAGGtagccaaaaaacaacaaacagcagctctAGAAGAAAACAGCGATCATCTGAGAATAAAATGAGATGGACGCAGAAGATTAAGGCAAGATGGTTGGACAGGTCAGGGAGTTTtgacaaaaagggaaaagaaggTGGTGGGAGAGTAGACCAGAAGAGTGAGCAAGGAACTGAG ACGCAGGTACTGAGGGCAGAAAATCTCATCAATACATCAACTCAAGAGGAAGAAAGGACCCTCCTTTCATTAGACAGCAGTGATCCCAGTGAACCgccacctacacacacagcgGACAGCACTCTTGAGGGGTGTATCAG GTCTTCTAATGACTTTGAGTTTGGCCTGGGCTCATTCAGCCTACTGGAGGAAATCGTCACAGGTCAAAAGTGGGCAAGGTTCCTTAACCCCAACCTACCAGCCACCTCAACCAATCAGAGCCCACCAGAGGAGCCGCTGCACCATCTCAAAATCCCATCAAATCCTCACAGTAGCAGTCAGTCATCTCTGATTTTGAACCAACAAGGAGGTGGGAACAACCCATGGAGCTTCAGGGGCACTGCGTCATCACCAGTTTCAGATTTCAGGACGGCACAAATATCGTCTGATGCTTTCCTATCTGTCAGCATGGACgtttcagagggaaaacaacagcagcatgttCACACGGCCGCTGATCTATCAGAACCAATGGAAGATTGGCAGTCTGGAAAGAGAGGACAGGGTCAGCAATGTAGACCTCCGTCCTTTGTAGAG CCTGCATACATTCTGAACACCTCAGCGCTAAAGAGAGTCTACCTCAACAGAAAGAGACACCATCAGTCAGCTGAGAGGGGAGACGAGAAGcttcaaactgagaaaataagtGATGGAAGAGCGACAGGCAGAG AGGGGTCTATATCTTCACTGGGCATAACCAGCAACCATGTGATGGATGAAACAGGAGAGTCAAAACATGATATTTTCATTCCTTTGTACACCCTAAACTCTTCTTCTACCCCTCTCTCGCCGTCCTCTTTCAATCCTTTTGTTCCTGCACCTCGGGGTGTCCTCAGACACTCCATATCCCAGGATTCAGAGTCTTCTATGGAAACCGTGACAAAAAGG AGGCGAGTTGAGGAGAACCGCCGGGTTCGTTTCTCAGAGGAGGTGGTGACCATAGCCTCTCCGGAGCTGGATGTGGATGTTACAGACTCAGAGGGGGATTCGGGAGCAGAGAAGGACTCTGTGATAGAGCAGGAGTGCGAGGTGGAGCAGGCAGCGACGGAGGAGGTGGCGCCAGCTCGTCGCACTGCACTCCCTGCCTGGATACAGGCTCTGAAGAGGAGGAATATGGGAAGGAAGCACAGATAG